One part of the Musa acuminata AAA Group cultivar baxijiao chromosome BXJ1-5, Cavendish_Baxijiao_AAA, whole genome shotgun sequence genome encodes these proteins:
- the LOC135674243 gene encoding uncharacterized protein LOC135674243 isoform X2, producing the protein MSRCFPYHPPHIEESLIESIKLQKESQKAKKKEKKRERKEREKTNEKLVNSQHEENHIKRKREEKKLDQNLFSQKTSNDVIQQLERSGITEEHELPCSIQYSHDSPESSQDSNKRRKLLPSDSGHNKHGIIIRIKLPTLKQRDSKPPLLSVSQEDAQLPLASLKKSEPKPLLPSVRQADAQLPLPSLKQRELKPPLPSLKQREPKPPLPSLRQADTKLPLPLLKQRELKPPLPSLRQADTKLPLPSLEQREPKPLLPLVRQADTKLPLPSLTKRESKPPLPSLRQADARLPVPSLKQREPKPPLPSVRQADAQVPFPSLKQRGPEPRDTQTAAQVNVVVNNKSKQIADERPAVDEQPCFSGTAVETGLDREAAAPSHRTTSSKRIGSRTRQQEKFDELIVNWNPSPLQLELESSDAGSDDWLFGAPKQRGASSFAAESKSSNGSGSNAISSPQSRARYLPEFDMYQLPYTVPF; encoded by the exons gcaaagaagaaagaaaaaaagagggagagaaaGGAGAGGGAGAAGACCAATGAAAAGCTTGTGAACTCTCAGCACGAGGAGAACCATATCAAGAGAAAGCGTGAAGAGAAGAAGTTGGATCAGAATTTGTTCAGCCAAAAGACCAGCAATGATGTTATCCAGCAGCTGGAGAGAAGTGGCATTACAGAAGAACATGAGCTTCCATGTTCCATTCAGTATTCCCACGACTCCCCGGAGAGCTCTCAGGACAGCAATAAGAGGAGAAAACTTCTGCCCTCTGATTCCGGTCATAACAAGCATG GAATTATCATTCGCATTAAGTTGCCAACATTGAAGCAAAGAGACTCAAAGCCACCATTACTATCGGTGAGTCAAGAAGATGCACAGCTACCATTGGCATCCTTGAAGAAAAGTGAGCCTAAGCCACTATTACCATCGGTGAGGCAAGCAGATGCACAGCTACCATTGCCATCGTTGAAGCAAAGAGAGTTGAAGCCACCATTACCATCGTTGAAGCAAAGAGAGCCAAAGCCACCATTACCATCGTTGAGGCAAGCAGACACAAAGCTACCATTGCCATTGTTGAAGCAAAGAGAGTTGAAGCCACCATTACCATCGTTGAGGCAAGCAGACACAAAGCTACCATTGCCATCGTTGGAGCAAAGAGAGCCAAAGCCACTATTACCATTGGTGAGGCAAGCAGACACAAAGCTACCATTGCCATCATTGACAAAAAGAGAGTCGAAACCACCATTACCATCGTTGAGGCAAGCAGATGCACGACTACCAGTGCCATCGTTGAAGCAAAGAGAGCCAAAGCCACCATTACCGTCCGTGAGGCAAGCAGATGCACAGGTGCCATTTCCATCGCTGAAGCAAAGAGGTCCAGAGCCACGGGACACTCAAACAGCTGCGCAAGTGAATGTGGTAGTCAACAACAAATCAAAGCAGATAGCTGATGAACGTCCTGCAGTTGATGAACAGCCATGTTTTTCAGGCACGGCTGTGGAAACGGGTCTTGATCGAGAAGCAGCTGCACCTTCGCATAGAACTACTAGTTCGAAAAGGATTGGCAGCAGAACACGGCAACAGGAAAAGTTTGATGAATTAATAGTGAATTGGAATCCATCGCCATTGCAGTTGGAGTTGGAGTCTTCAGACGCAGGCAGCGACGACTGGTTGTTTGGGGCTCCAAAGCAGCGGGGCGCCAGTTCGTTTGCTGCTGAGAGCAAATCCAGCAATGGAAGTGGAAGTAATGCCATTTCTTCTCCGCAGTCCCGAGCCCGCTACTTGCCTGAATTCGACATGTATCAGCTGCCTTATACAGTCCCGTTTTAA